The following are encoded in a window of Bacillus xiapuensis genomic DNA:
- the lexA gene encoding transcriptional repressor LexA, giving the protein MTKISKRQQDILDFIKCEVKAKGYPPSVREIGEAVGLASSSTVHGHLARLESKGLIRRDPTKPRAIEILEADETVPRQQVVNVPLVGKVTAGLPITAIENVEEYFPLPESLAPADEQVFMLEIMGDSMIEAGILNGDYVVVRQQQTAKNGEIVVAMTEENEATVKRFFKESDYIRLQPENSSMEPLILKNVTILGKVIGVFRHVH; this is encoded by the coding sequence ATGACAAAAATTTCAAAGAGGCAACAAGATATATTGGACTTTATTAAATGTGAGGTTAAAGCAAAGGGCTATCCCCCTTCCGTAAGAGAGATCGGCGAAGCTGTCGGGTTAGCATCAAGCTCGACCGTTCATGGTCATCTTGCGCGTTTAGAAAGCAAAGGGCTTATTCGCCGCGACCCGACGAAGCCGCGGGCCATTGAGATCCTTGAAGCGGATGAAACGGTGCCGAGACAGCAGGTGGTCAACGTTCCTTTAGTCGGTAAAGTAACAGCCGGCCTGCCTATTACTGCCATTGAAAATGTGGAGGAATACTTTCCTCTTCCCGAAAGCCTCGCTCCTGCTGATGAGCAGGTATTCATGCTGGAAATCATGGGTGACAGCATGATTGAGGCCGGCATCCTGAATGGTGACTACGTCGTCGTTCGCCAGCAGCAAACAGCAAAAAACGGCGAGATCGTCGTCGCCATGACAGAGGAAAATGAAGCCACGGTGAAACGCTTCTTTAAGGAAAGCGATTATATCCGTTTGCAGCCTGAGAACTCCTCTATGGAGCCCCTCATATTAAAAAACGTGACAATCCTGGGAAAAGTGATCGGCGTTTTCCGCCACGTTCACTAA
- the yneA gene encoding cell division suppressor protein YneA: MHALLKEYSFVLLFTAVAFIAGVVLILSLSAEKGPFQEIVVQEGDSLWSIADQYEQTNGMNKEEFIMWVQKENQLLSARIQPGDVLVIPVNSAHSSGDQQVVLKEE; encoded by the coding sequence ATGCATGCTTTATTAAAAGAATATTCTTTTGTATTATTGTTTACGGCGGTTGCGTTCATAGCGGGTGTTGTTTTGATCCTTAGCCTAAGCGCAGAAAAAGGGCCATTTCAAGAAATTGTTGTTCAAGAAGGAGATTCACTATGGAGCATTGCTGATCAATATGAACAAACCAACGGAATGAATAAAGAAGAGTTCATCATGTGGGTGCAAAAGGAGAATCAGCTGCTCTCAGCCAGAATTCAGCCTGGGGATGTGCTGGTTATACCTGTGAACTCGGCTCATTCATCCGGCGATCAGCAAGTGGTATTGAAAGAGGAGTAA
- a CDS encoding YneB family resolvase-like protein, with the protein MKAVIYCRVSTKKEAQETSLERQKEELLTLAAKEGYEVEAVIQEQASGYDLDREGILDLLDLVKAGRAEAVLIQDETRIGRGNAKIALLHCLFKEGVKVFTIADDGELQLSESDSMVISIVSMVEEYQRKIHNLKIKRGMKRAVENGFRPEKNLKNRGNPAGRDRKTVPVEEIVRLRRNDLTFEEIAATLRGFGYHVSKATVHRRYKEFVENQMRGER; encoded by the coding sequence ATGAAAGCAGTTATTTATTGCCGGGTCAGCACGAAGAAGGAAGCGCAGGAAACCTCTCTTGAGCGGCAAAAAGAGGAGCTTCTAACCTTGGCGGCGAAGGAAGGGTACGAGGTCGAGGCGGTGATTCAAGAGCAAGCAAGCGGCTACGATCTTGACCGGGAAGGAATACTGGATCTTCTTGATTTAGTGAAAGCGGGACGGGCGGAAGCGGTATTAATTCAAGATGAAACGAGAATCGGACGGGGAAATGCTAAGATCGCCCTGCTGCATTGTTTGTTCAAAGAAGGCGTTAAGGTATTTACGATAGCGGATGACGGAGAACTGCAGCTTTCTGAGTCCGATTCCATGGTCATCAGCATCGTGAGCATGGTAGAAGAATATCAGCGGAAAATTCATAATTTAAAAATCAAAAGAGGCATGAAGCGCGCGGTGGAAAATGGTTTTCGGCCGGAGAAAAATTTAAAAAACCGGGGAAATCCCGCCGGAAGAGACCGCAAGACAGTTCCTGTGGAGGAAATTGTCCGCTTGCGGAGAAATGACTTAACTTTTGAAGAAATTGCCGCTACGTTAAGAGGGTTTGGCTACCATGTGTCTAAAGCAACCGTTCACCGCAGATACAAAGAGTTTGTGGAGAATCAGATGAGGGGAGAGCGATGA